The stretch of DNA TCGCATAGGCGTCCGTCCGCTCCAAAATACCATTCAAGGTAGCACGGTCTGTCACATTAAACATCTGTGAACTAGCACTGGTATCGACAAAGTTCTCTGAATAATAAAGGTACTCATCTTTCTCTTGAGTGAAACGAACCGTTGGTAGATCTGCTAAATCCTCCATGACCAATTCCTCTTTCTGAGCCAAAGGATGCCCCTCACGAAGATAAATATGGGTATGAAAGGGAATCAATTCAATGACCTCCAGACCTAGCTTTTCAACCCGTTGCATGATCCCTTTTTTATTTTGATTGTTAAGGTAGATAATCCCAATCTCACTATGCCCTTGAGCAACTTCATCTAATATTTGAACAGTAGTTGATTCAAAAATACGGAAGTTTTTATAGTCAGGATAGCGCTCTGAAAAGGCCGTAATGGTTGGTGGCAAGAAGTCATAGTGCTGACTAGCAATTGAAAATTCATCTTTTTCTTCCTCAGGATTGGCATACTGATTTTGAAAAATATCAAATCCTTTAACCAATTCTTGCGCTTTTTCATAGAATTCCATACCACGACGAGTCAAGAAAGTCCCTGAGCTGGTCCGACGGAAAATCTTAAAGCCCAACTCTTTTTCCAAATCACGAACAGAAATAGACAGACTTGGCTGGCTGACATACATCTTTTCAGCAGCTTCACGGAAAGTACCGCTATTCGCGATGGCAACAACATAGCGTAATTGTTGAATATTCATCTTCTACCCCCAACTTCTTTATCTTTTCATTATACCATATTTTAGAAGTTTTCCAAAAAGGAAAAAAGTATGGAAATTTTCAAGACTCAATGAAGACTCTAACATCCCAATCCAAGAATTAGAATAATGTCTTTTTTCAGTCCTCATTTTGGTTCAAACAAATAAAAACAGCAAATCTTTTTGATTTACCGTTTATAATATGATTCAAGAAAAGACTCTAAAATTTTCTTTTTCCCTATAAATCAACTAGAAAAAATCTCTTCAATCCTATTGGCTATATCTGGATTTACTTGCCAAATACCAGCATAAGGTTGCTCAATATACTGTCTTTTCTTCTTAGTATATAGATAGACTACACTATCCTTTTCTTCATTCTGATGATAAAACTTGATAATGATGTAATCTTTAACATTTGTCGGTTGATCATTTACACTCTCCAAAGAGGTAGATTTGGACTGTTTCTGTATCTCCTCAATCAATTTTGAAATTTCTTCTCTCTTGTCGATAGTTTTAACATCTTCAGAGGTTTTTT from Streptococcus mitis encodes:
- a CDS encoding LysR family transcriptional regulator, translated to MNIQQLRYVVAIANSGTFREAAEKMYVSQPSLSISVRDLEKELGFKIFRRTSSGTFLTRRGMEFYEKAQELVKGFDIFQNQYANPEEEKDEFSIASQHYDFLPPTITAFSERYPDYKNFRIFESTTVQILDEVAQGHSEIGIIYLNNQNKKGIMQRVEKLGLEVIELIPFHTHIYLREGHPLAQKEELVMEDLADLPTVRFTQEKDEYLYYSENFVDTSASSQMFNVTDRATLNGILERTDAYATGSGFLDSDSVNGITVIRLKDDLDNHMVYVKREEVELSQAGTLFVEVMQEYFDQKRKS
- a CDS encoding DUF5301 domain-containing protein, with protein sequence MKKIITIIVCSISFLVLSACVSKKKLILPEPESISVISLQKKTSEDVKTIDKREEISKLIEEIQKQSKSTSLESVNDQPTNVKDYIIIKFYHQNEEKDSVVYLYTKKKRQYIEQPYAGIWQVNPDIANRIEEIFSS